Sequence from the Ereboglobus luteus genome:
TTGCCAGGAGTTAGAACTTTGCCCAAGTCGAAGCGATGCGGCGTGGCCAAGCTCTCTTGAGAGCCGCACTCACGACCATCAACAAACACTGTCGATTTCCACAAAACACGTTCCAACTCGAGAATGATCGAACGCCCCGCCCACTCATCCGGAATTACAACCTCCCGGCTATACCACGCCGGACCAACATAATTAACCTTGCGCTGCAAACGCGTGAGCACCCGGAAATTCAGTTCTGGCGTCAGCCCCAACGGCTCGCCAATACTGGCGTCATCAAGCGTTCCTGGCAGCCGAACATCCCGCCACTTGCAGCCGACGGTGTCGGCATAAGGATCATCCAAGCTTACCCGCCAGTCTCCCGCCAGCGAAAGACCGGCGCCGTGAACCCAAGGCTGAAGGATGAAAAACAATAAACAGAGGAAGCAGGTTTTATTGATCATGATTAAGCTGTTTTAAGAGTCTCATTTTAAGCCATCAGGGTGAAGTGACTTTGCATGGATTTTTGCGCATACCAATGCGATGTCCCGTTCCGCATTGGCCCCAGAAAAAAGAATTGCTTCACGGATCCCATGTCGTGTGCGGCGGGGCGAAAAGCCACTCCAGGTTGAAGCGGACAAAGTGTAGCGAATCCCAATATTTGACCGAGCCTTTTTCGCCGCGCTCGTAGATCATCCCGATGCTGCCGTCGGCAAGCACAGTGAGGTCGGTGTAGGAACCGGTGTGGGGATATATCGGACGCCCCGCGCTCCACGTCGCGCCGTTGTCTCGGCTCCAGCGCACCGTGATATTGTAGCGGCCGTAGGGGTGTTTCTCCTGACGAAAGGGCGACGCGGGATTTGCAAACAAAACAAGCCCGTTGTTCGCGGAGTTTTCATGGCGATATGTCAATATGGACGCCTCGCAGGGCAGGCTCACCAAACCCTCGTCCTTATACACAACCGGCCATGTGTTTCCGCCATCACGGCTGATCGCAACAAGCCGCCGATGATTGTCCGGTCCGGAGGCCGCGTGCCCGCTGCGCGCATTTATCATGAGGTCGCCGTTTGCCAATTCAACCAGCCTGCTCTCATTGCCATATTTGATGATATTGGACGCGCCCAACCGCCACGTTTTTCCATGGTCATCCGAATGGAACACATGCGTGAACCCGACAAGCGATTTGCCGACTTGCTCGTTGTGGCGGGCGGGAACAATCAGCCGGCCCTTTAGCGGGCCGGTTCGCAATTGTGTCGCCGCGCTTCCGGGACCGATGCCGTAGCGCTGCATCCAATTGCGCTTCCATTCGGCGGCCTTGGACGTTTTTCCGGTTTTGCGATCCACACTGGAATCGCGCGCCCGGCCGGGTTTTAATCCCACGGTTTCCCATTCCGGTTTGGTCACGGAAGCGTGTATGTCAACCATGCCGGACCACGTTTTTCCGGAATCTTCCGAATATATATAACAAAACCGTTTCTTGTCCCTCAGGAAAAATACATACAAGCGCTTTGTGTCCCAATCCACGCACGGTGTAATGTCGCCGCAGGTGTTCGGACCGTCGTCGAGAATGACTCGAATTCCGGACCATGTTTTCCCCAAGTCGGAACTGGAGCGCATGACAATATCCGTGTTGCCCACGTCGCCGATGCCGTGATTGCGTTTTTCCACAATGGCAAGCGTGTCACCATTCGGCGCGCGGATGATGGATGGAATCCGGTAATTCGGCTTGTTGTCAGGCGCGCTCGGGAAAATCTCCCGCGTCTCAAAACCCGGCGCGGCGACCATACCGTGGATCAGAATCATCCACGATATGAATATGAGCGCTCTGCGTAATCCCGGCATGGTTTATGGACGAACGGAGTCGAAGAATCCGATTTTTTCCAAGTCCGCCTTCATCGCCGCAATCTTGTCTTTCGTTATGGGCGTCATCGGCGGGCGAACGGGGCCGCAATCCATGCCAAGCAGTCCAAGGATGGCTTTGTTTGCGTTCATTCCGCCGTGCTTGCAGAAGGCCTGGATGAATTTCATGGACTCGAGCTGCCATGCCGCCGCGGCCTTCATATCACCCGCATTGTAGGCGGCGATCACGCGATTATATAATGCGGAGGCATAATTATAAGTGCTGCCGACCGCGCCCTTCGCGCCCATTACAAGCGCGGAAAGCAGGATTTCATCGCGGCCAAAAAGAATGTCATACTTGTCCCCGGCGGCGGCCAGCGTGAGCCCGTAGTCCATTATGTTTTCGTGCGTAAACTTGATGCCACCGAATGTCCGGATGTTTTTTGCGGCAAGCGGAAGGAAGTCCGCCGTGGCAACATTCACGCCGGACATCGATGGCATGTGATAATAATAAAATGGCGTCTTGGGCGCGGCAGTCGCGACTTTCTTGCACCACTCTACAAGCCCGTCCACACCCTCGGGGCGGAAAAAAGACGGGGCGATTGTGGCGATGGCGTCCGCGCCGATTTTCTCGGCATGCGCGGCGAGCGCGCAACTTTCCGGCAGGCTGTTGTGCCCCACGTGGACGATCAGCTTGAGCCCCGAGCCCTTCATGGCCGCGCCCCACGCCTCCGCCACCGCGAAGCGCTCCTCGTTGGACATGGAGGCGCCCTCCCCTGTCGTGCCGCAAACAAACGCGCCGCTCACGCCGGTCGCCTTGTAATATTTTACCAGCTTGGGAATGACGCCCAGTTTCAGCCGTCCCTTGGCGTCAAAAGGCGTGAAGGGCGCGGCAATTAATCCGGTTATATGAAATGAGGGATTGTTGTTACTCATGGTTGGAAATTTATATAATGATATTAAGTAATTTTATTAAAACGCCTCTGGAAGCACGGATCGCGCGACCTTGCCGATTTCCCAGGCCATGTCATCCGGCATGCTCTTGTAGGGCCAGCGCAACCGGGTGGTCATCGTGGGGAGCCAGTTGCCTGCGACCGCTGCGGTCTTGTCCGCGGCCATGTTGCTGCGCCCGTATTTCGTGATGACGGGCGCGATGTTTTCCTCCCAGAATTTCATGACACGCGCGCCTAGCGCACTCCCGGCCATGGGGTCCGACACACAAAGTTCATACCAAGACTGCGCGAACTTCGGGCTGAGGCAGGCCACGTTGGAATACGCGCCGTGCGCTCCGCGCGCCAGCCCCATGTGCAAATGATGCCCCGGTATGAATATGGAAAAACGCTCCATGAGCGGCTTCATTTCCGCATACCACGCCTCATCGCCCCCGGGCACCTTCATGCCCGCCACTCCCGGCACTTGCTCCGCGATAATCGCCCACTCGGCGGGCGAGAGTTTTCGTTTTGCGTGCGGCGGATTATAAACAATCAGCGGAATGGGCGCGGCTTCCGCGGCCATCACTTGGATAAAATCTATTACCTCCTCGATTGTAGGCGGAAACCAGTCGGGGAGCGTCACCTGATATGCGGACGGGGCGAGCGATTTCGCGCGGCGGATGCGCTCCCTCGCGATCTGCGCGCATGGATGCGCCGCGCCAATTTGGAAAGGCATCCCGGCGGCATTGCATTTTTCGGCAAGCAGCGCGTTTATCCGATCAAATTCATCCTCCGTTTGTGTATAAAACTCCCCCGCGCTTCCGTTGGAATACACGCCGCTCACCCGCGCGTTTATAAAATAGTCCAGTTCGGCGCCGAGCAAATCATAGTCGATGGAGTCATCAGGCAATATCGGCAGCAACAGCGTCGCCCAGTTGCCTCGAATTTCTTTTGCTGAAAGGGGTTTCATAAGTCGGTTTCGGGTCAGTTGTTTTTCATAACCGTGTTAAGCAACGGCTGCCCCGCCTTGAAGCGTTTGATGTTCTCAATGACAAGGTCCGCCAGTCGCTCGTGCTCCCTCACGGAACGTCCGCTGCAATGCGGCGTGATCAGGCAGTTCGGCGCAGTCCATAGCGGACTGCCTGGATTCAAAGGCTCCTCGGTAAACACATCCAATCCGGCAAAACCGAGCCGGCCGTTTTTCAGCGCCCCGACAACATCATCCACCACGTAATGCGCGCCGCGTGCGAGCGCGTAGAGGCAGGTGCCGGGACGCATCGCGTCGAATATTCTTTTATTAAAACATCCCGTGGTTTGTTCGGTAAGCGGAAGTGTAATAAAAACATGATCGGCCTTTGCGACGGCACGGTCGAGTTGCTCGAGGGGAAAAATCTCCTTTGCAATCGGATGCTCCTTGAGGACA
This genomic interval carries:
- a CDS encoding dihydrodipicolinate synthase family protein — translated: MSNNNPSFHITGLIAAPFTPFDAKGRLKLGVIPKLVKYYKATGVSGAFVCGTTGEGASMSNEERFAVAEAWGAAMKGSGLKLIVHVGHNSLPESCALAAHAEKIGADAIATIAPSFFRPEGVDGLVEWCKKVATAAPKTPFYYYHMPSMSGVNVATADFLPLAAKNIRTFGGIKFTHENIMDYGLTLAAAGDKYDILFGRDEILLSALVMGAKGAVGSTYNYASALYNRVIAAYNAGDMKAAAAWQLESMKFIQAFCKHGGMNANKAILGLLGMDCGPVRPPMTPITKDKIAAMKADLEKIGFFDSVRP
- a CDS encoding sialidase family protein, with amino-acid sequence MILIHGMVAAPGFETREIFPSAPDNKPNYRIPSIIRAPNGDTLAIVEKRNHGIGDVGNTDIVMRSSSDLGKTWSGIRVILDDGPNTCGDITPCVDWDTKRLYVFFLRDKKRFCYIYSEDSGKTWSGMVDIHASVTKPEWETVGLKPGRARDSSVDRKTGKTSKAAEWKRNWMQRYGIGPGSAATQLRTGPLKGRLIVPARHNEQVGKSLVGFTHVFHSDDHGKTWRLGASNIIKYGNESRLVELANGDLMINARSGHAASGPDNHRRLVAISRDGGNTWPVVYKDEGLVSLPCEASILTYRHENSANNGLVLFANPASPFRQEKHPYGRYNITVRWSRDNGATWSAGRPIYPHTGSYTDLTVLADGSIGMIYERGEKGSVKYWDSLHFVRFNLEWLFAPPHTTWDP
- a CDS encoding dihydrodipicolinate synthase family protein, which codes for MKPLSAKEIRGNWATLLLPILPDDSIDYDLLGAELDYFINARVSGVYSNGSAGEFYTQTEDEFDRINALLAEKCNAAGMPFQIGAAHPCAQIARERIRRAKSLAPSAYQVTLPDWFPPTIEEVIDFIQVMAAEAAPIPLIVYNPPHAKRKLSPAEWAIIAEQVPGVAGMKVPGGDEAWYAEMKPLMERFSIFIPGHHLHMGLARGAHGAYSNVACLSPKFAQSWYELCVSDPMAGSALGARVMKFWEENIAPVITKYGRSNMAADKTAAVAGNWLPTMTTRLRWPYKSMPDDMAWEIGKVARSVLPEAF